Proteins found in one Apostichopus japonicus isolate 1M-3 chromosome 16, ASM3797524v1, whole genome shotgun sequence genomic segment:
- the LOC139982662 gene encoding BDNF/NT-3 growth factors receptor-like: protein MRSFVSCFAFSLGLWCSFIPSFTTIKFYTHDVIQSRSISLDGCHHSSLDNDWTFQDEILVVHNVIVNPIFGDTIRMLGNNSLHISNVSLMHEGTYKCQRSSNVLVEHNLLVETIPEVHLKIAGQPQDEYVVIDGSDMVVAVCQANGTRPDLNLTWLIDNQNIDLFKAAEVVAKKVDIRDNFYTLETRLSFPYEQSHGNVTCVLNGVWQKRRCASFVMQKEKNVSEEGEVPVPQHRVNYAILITIFGSVTILGIFCALFIWKVYDCRKQTKSIGKEDPAKDKSFQNDNTGRYPTIHDCQLPNIPSTSIEDPDYIYADENENSKETYYLPSYDKQVQGKMFNVEDLHRIYQMKVGAIYTRWMGTINLSSEEKRCVVVTTPSENASQQNERSWDQYVKRMLDIPENPNIVTMEGFCVDGDKICLFHTHLNCKTLDKHLRKPLEGNIEKMPSVAMTITEVMKYVMGILKGMELIHSYGFVHPGLSTKKILLTDQAVCKLYDFCLTKDARHTVRTYKKQNDFFDYNAPPEVVSRSEYSYKSDVWYIALVIWEILQPGSSPFTIKGNTTVLEKWPNAYEEIRNDILFNCWTSDCSVRPEISKIRSSFMQICGLSVQSEYTHCLDKNSGDTNPYERSLNVP from the exons ATGCGTTCATTCGTGTCTTGTTTTGCCTTTTCTCTAGGTTTGTGGTGTTCCTTCATTCCTTCGTTTACAACTATTAAATTCTACACACATGATGTAATTCAGTCGCGTTCAATATCATTGGACGGTTGTCATCATTCTAGTCTTGACAACGATTGGACGTTTCAGGACGAGATATTGGTTGTTCATAATGTTATCGTTAATCCGATATTTGGCGACACGATTCGTATGTTGGGCAACAACTCACTTCATATATCAAATGTTTCATTGATGCATGAAGGAACCTATAAATGTCAACGATCATCAAATGTGTTGGTGGAACATAACCTGCTGGTTGAGA CTATTCCAGAAGTACATTTAAAAATAGCAGGTCAACCCCAAGATGAATACGTAGTGATCGATGGAAGTGACATGGTAGTAGCAGTATGTCAGGCCAATGGAACAAGACCTGACCTTAACCTGACTTGGTTGATAGACAACCAGAATATCGATCTATTTAAAGCTGCTGAAGTTGTAGCCAAGAAAGTCGATATTAGAGATAACTTCTATACCTTGGAGACAAGATTGTCTTTTCCGTACGAGCAGAGTCATGGAAACGTTACTTGCGTTCTAAATGGCGTATGGCAGAAACGTCGTTGTGCTTCCTTTGTAATGCAAAAAG AGAAAAATGTCTCAGAAGAGGGAGAAGTTCCTGTCCCACAACATCGTGTTAATTACGCCATTCTTATAACTATTTTCGGATCAGTAACCATTCTTGGTATATTTTGTGCTCTCTTTATCTGGAAAGTGTATG ATTGTCGTAAACAGACTAAGTCCATCGG AAAAGAAGACCCAGCAAAGGACAAATCGTTTCAAAATG ATAACACGGGGAGATATCCAACGATTCATGA TTGTCAACTACCAAACATCCCTTCAACATCAATCGAAGACCCTGATTACATCTACGCTGATGAAAACGAAAATTCAAAAG AGACATATTATTTACCATCGTATGATAAGCAAGTACAAGGGAAAATGTTCAATGTTGAGGATCTGCACCGCATATACCAGATGAAGGTGGGAGCGATATACACCAGATGGATGGGAACAATCAACCTCTCTTCGGAAGAAAAACGATGTGTCGTAGTAACAACACCAAGCg AGAACGCTTCTCAACAGAATGAAAGGAGTTGGGATCAATATGTAAAGAGAATGTTGGACATACCTGAAAACCCAAACATCGTTACAATGGAGGGGTTCTGTGTTGATGGAG ataaaatatgtttgtttcatactCATTTGAACTGCAAAACTCTCGACAAACACTTACGAAAACCATTGGAAGGGAACATTGAGAAGATGCCGTCGGTTGCCATGACAATCACGGAGGTGATGAAGTACGTGATGGGCATTCTGAAAGGCATGGAACTGATACACTCTTACGGG TTTGTTCATCCAGGGTTATCTACGAAGAAGATCTTGCTAACTGACCAAGCAGTATGTAAATTGTATGATTTCTGTCTCACAAAGGATGCGAGACACACAGTGAGAACATACAAGAAGCag AATGACTTCTTCGACTACAACGCCCCACCAGAAGTTGTATCGCGTAGCGAATATAGTTACAAAAGTGACGTGTGGTACATCGCTCTTGTGATTTGGGAGATACTTCAACCAG GATCATCCCCATTTACTATAAAGGGTAATACAACTGTCCTTGAGAAGTGGCCGAATGCTTATGAAGAGATAAG GAACgacattttgtttaattgttgGACTTCAGATTGCTCAGTGAGACCAGAAATTAGTAAGATACGATCTTCATTCATGCAG ATATGTGGTTTGTCTGTCCAGTCTGAGTACACACATTGCCTTGACAAGAACAGTGGAGATACCAATCCATATGAGCGCAGTCTTAACGTACCATAG
- the LOC139982548 gene encoding uncharacterized protein, with the protein MYRGYCENGGTCHGPYLTCKCPSTATGARCETLIVNGRWSEWSNWSACSETCGWGQRSRSRTCSNPRPSGGGRNCEGPLVEEEACHACLPIPTVEQGFLECDDNDEHLFNCTHHCNENNLPSVATLSTYNCGTSSSCSWNHELRKNRNRILPSCVEPEIPDKVTLTYHSTYPELSCTNANQRKVKRQIKKWANDVCPALCNDKTVNVEGCPKRGQSISTITGVRKIVTMTVPYDAKGARGDINYTVAAPDLWQFFSSDTDGYGSLNIGGQVYNVDTDSIYTDITPICPDGTYNDIVELKCG; encoded by the exons ATGTACAGGGGGTACTGCGAAAATGGAGGTACATGTCACGGGCCTTACTTAACGTGTAAATGTCCATCAACGGCCACAGGCGCCCGTTGCGAAACACTCATtg TCAATGGTCGATGGAGTGAGTGGTCCAATTGGAGCGCCTGCAGTGAGACATGTGGATGGGGTCAGAGGAGCAGATCACGCACCTGTAGCAACCCACGGCCCTCTGGAGGTGGACGTAATTGTGAAGGACCCCTAGTTGAAGAGGAAGCATGCCATG CCTGCCTCCCGATACCAACTGTCGAACAAGGCTTCTTAGAGtgcgatgataatgatgaacaTCTTTTTAATTGTACCCATCATTGTAATGAGAACAACCTGCCGAGTGTTGCAACCCTTTCCACGTACAATTGCGGTACAAGTTCCTCATGTTCTTGGAACCATGAATTACGTAAAAACCGAAACCGAATTTTACCCAGTTGTGTAG AACCAGAAATACCGGATAAAGTCACCCTAACGTATCACAGCACATACCCAGAACTTTCCTGCACCAATGCCAACCAAAGAAAAGTGAAGAGACAGATAAAGAAGTGGGCGAACGATGTTTGCCCTGCATTATGTAATGACAAAACGGTCAATGTAGAGGGTTGTCCGAAGAGAGGACAGAGCATTTCAACGATCACAGGCGTTAGAAAGATTGTGACAATGACAGTCCCCTACGATGCAAAAGGCG CAAGAGGAGACATAAATTATACTGTCGCCGCCCCTGATCTATGGCAATTTTTTAGCTCTGACACAGACGGATACGGTTCCTTGAACATTGGCGGTCAGGTTTATAATGTGGATACTGATTCTATATATACCGATATAACACCAATCTGTCCAGATGGTACCTACAACGACATAGTGGAGTTAAAATGTGGTTAG